The following nucleotide sequence is from Geotrypetes seraphini chromosome 10, aGeoSer1.1, whole genome shotgun sequence.
ATCTATCAAGTTGTGcaataaagatgatcagaaagagccaggtcttcaaactTATATAGCAACCAAAACTGCAATTCAAATCAATGAGTCAATCAATCGGTCATAAAAACATCTGACAAGTCATAGGACTCAAGagcaaagaaattgaccctgggaaatccacagagaaaaagtccaagagaaaccaaaaaaacactatggagagatgatgttcctgaactggactttattaaaaaatatatattaaaaaatcaacatagcaatccacataaaaaccttaaggacctagtctgctgggaatgttggacccaacacggtccgtgttcgACAAtagagtcttcctcaggggtccctgctagtcCAAGGATGAAAGATACGTGGAAAggctaaacaatccaaaagtacAGATGCATAAAAGCTCCACATATGACATGCTTCAAAAATTCGAAACACAACGTGTTGTGGCTAAAATGCCCATATCAGGAGTCCTTAGCCAATACCTTTAACATACAAGTCTTCAGTCTATATGGCAGACTTCTcaccctgccagtctctctctgGAAGCTTCTTATCAGCTGTCACCATGGCAGACTTAAACACTTTACCTTCACTTCCAGCCCACAACTAGGAAAGGTTTCTCTGTGAAGGTCTCTTCTCTGGCTATGTGCTGTCCTTGTCggcgctgattttttaggcatCATATGTAGAATATGGtccaatacacagaacacttgagacagtagcaacatggatgaaagaacacaaactaaaacttaacccgggcgaaacaaacttcatcctccttgaaaactgcaaaaccccaaccttgacAAACATAGAAATTAACTCAATCTCATACCCCATCCATCCCACGCTACAACTACTCGGAGTGTTGATAGATAGAGGTTGtactatgcaaccacaaatcaacaaaattataaaaacatcattcgccactatgagaaaccttagacaagtcagaaaattcttcaacagaaaacaattccaactggtggttcaatctctaatcctaggcttaatagactactgcaacattctatatctcccctgcccaacaacaaagataaaacaactccaaacaatacaaaacacttaTCTACTCTCTAAAAAAAGTACGACCACATCACGGAGgcctaccacgactcacactggctcctaatacaagccagaatacacttcaaattgcCTACTTTTCAAAGCCATAAACGGAAACAGCTCTccatactggaacaatcgactaactcattccacctcaTTCAGACACAGGAGAATCCACACAATCTtcgcacacccgccaaccaaaaaggtcaaatgaaaaaaaatatatgacaaccttctggccaccagagcagcaaaactagaccgacaactcaccaatctgctgacttcaaccacagactacaaaactttcaaaaaagaaacaaaaaaccttactcttcaaaaaacacataaaaccaatataactctACCAACAATGTTCCAAACACCACCGACTTTACCAATCttctccttagcaaattagaaaatgttcctaTATAAGCTTATgtattaagatcataacaattcttatataatccgccttgaaccgcaaggtaaaggcggaatagaagtcactaatgtaatgtaatgtccaaTATGATTCCAACACACAAATAATAATCTTTACCTTAGCACTCTCTTAACAATTCTTTGACAGTGCATGAGTCAAGATATACAAAACAGATGAAAATACAGAACAAATActgagaattttattttttataaagaaGAAAAGCATTTAATAAAGAAAGAAGAGTCTGGAAAAAAGTAGCAACATCCAAGACTGTGTAATGGATTACAGCTCCTTAAAAACAGATCCTCAGTGCAGTTCTGTGGGCTGCCCGGCTCCAGTTAAAATGCTATCACGTTGCCATATGGCAGAGATGCTCTGGACACTTGTTCTCGCTGTTAATCCACAATCTGACAGATCCTCGGCGTATTAGCTGTTGCTGCCAGACATAGCATAACTGGGAACGATGGCAACAAAAATAGCACAAGGGGAAAGCTGCCAGAAAAGTTATGAGGAATCAAAGCCTTACGTGTAGCTGAAGAAGACAAGCCTTAGATAAGGAATAATCAGAAGCATCACATTTGCTATATTAAATGCCATTTTCTTTTAAAGAATGTAAGGTCAAGAATTTGCTTATGGTTATATTTGTATGGAGATGAGTCCATGGGTCCATAATGCCTTCACACACACGTGAAAACACATAGGCAtattggttaggggcagagtagGCCTGCGAATGAGGAAAATTCATGAATAATTTCAGGACCGTCTCTaaccacctccctcctgccatccagacctctccacaccttacctggtggtctagcagtgaagcagggcaggagcaagacgccggggaggaggagaggcaccggctgactgcctcgCGGCGAAaggtacatcctgtaggcagtcagccggcgcctctccttctctccacgtGTCTTCCCTCCCGGCACCCGCCACTGGCGGCtgagggcccgtctggagggtcTTCACGCATGCGCGGACGTCAACTTAATGACAAAGTTTGTGAGACGCTGCTTTACATATActgtattataattattatttgaGAATATGTAACAATGTTATCTTTCAGCCACATGTTATAAGGACACAGGAATAACCTGGCTCATATTTTTCCCTTGCACAGACTTTTGTGAATTTTCAAAGTAAAATATGCATGTACCTCAGCTTCCCAAATGACCATGGAAAATTTGTGTGCTTACACTTCTACCTACTCTGTACCATACATAAAGTTGCTGGGTTAACTTATGCACACACAGCTGAATTTTCTACAGCGAGTATACCAGTATAAACCATTCCCTAGCTGGACTCTGGAAATGTCTTTGCTTCCTCGGGTAAAACTACCCTTGGACAGGCTGTACACATTTAGCTCTGTATTCTTGTCAGGAACGTAGCTTTATAAAATCTACTGTCAGAAGATAGGCAGACATACTATGACACAATAATAGCTTGGAACTGTGACATTTAGGGCCACATTTACTCAAACTCATAGAATACAATGGGTCACTTGGAacgtagggccagattctataaagggtgcttacattaggcgccgctaggcaccctaattgcatctgcctagtgatgcctaagttcgAGATCCATGCCTATTTTTTATTGGCTTATTCGGTGTGGCAATTGACCACGCTGGTTTTCagccaataaaagaaaaaaacattcattaatttaagagtttggcgccgaactcttaggatgcctagcgatgcctaagtggaGGTGTCCTCCTATGCCTAAGGATGTCTAAAgatgcctaactaaaaaaaaggcatggttatgggtggagaataggtgtaGTTGATTTAGACATTGTTGGGCATCTGACATAGTAACCACCAAATTAGgagagtgaaaagctggcctaatgcaGCAACATCTATGTCTAGCAACACTTGggcaccactaggtgtgattctataaatggtgccctttTTATATTCCCACTTTCCAAAATTTGTGAATCACACTAAAATCTTATAAGAATAGGCTGTCACACAAATATGTAATCATAGACAGGTATTTCAGagagaaaccaggggtctcaagtgctcccagCCAGAAGCCCGATGTATATTACAAAGCTAGAGGCTTAttcggtgagctatcatcggtcccgtttataCTCTCTATACCAgtattttataattgttttttatctttttatgtttttatatatacattttttaatgctttttttgtgcttttttctaCATTTAGCACAGCTGAATTACTAATGTATTGCTCTTCCGTTTAATGaaaattacttagctttcatGTTCTTTGGCTGAAAGTATCATATATCAATTTTCTTGATATATGATACTTTCAGCCAAAGAACatgaaagctaagtaattttCATTAAAACGGAAGAGCAATACATTAGTAATTCAGCTGTGCTAAATGTAGAAAAGCGCacaaaaaaagcattaaaaaatgtatatataaaaacataaaaagataaaaaacaattataaaatacTGGTATAGAGAGTATAAACGGGACAGATGATAGCTCACCGAATAAGCCACTAGCTTTGTAATATACATCGGGCTTCTGGctgggagcacttgagacccctggtttctctCTGAAATACCTGTCTAtgattatatatttgtgtgaCAGCCTATTCTTATAAGATTTTAGCCCTTTTTATATTGACAACCGCGCCAATGTAGGCATTGCtcggcatcatttatagaacctTAATACACACCAATGTCCATTAGTACACACTAAGCTCTAGTAAATATGGCCCATAGGCTCTAGATAGCAGAGTGTATATTATATTTAATGTTACGTTAGAGGACTTATAGCCCACTTTATCCCTCTTTAGAGGTTCACAGCAGGATAACAAAAAAATACTGATACAATAATCAGGGCTGTACAATataaaatgttatgttatatagtGTTATACAGATTTTTCTATACCACTGTTACCTAATTAGTTCAAGGACGGATAACAATAATAAAGAACTGGACCAACTTGTCCAGGAATTACAAAATTGAAATAAAGACCTATATTGCAACACAATATTAGAAAATGATCTTATaacaaatattttgaaaacagaTATGATTTCAGTAACGTATGAAAATAACAATGAATCTCCCAGGGGAGATCACTCCAAAATTTTACAGattaatacataaaataaaaaagagaggCTGCTGCTCAGGCAGGGAGgggtaggaagagaaggaaagagatgctgcatgggctgggggaggGGTGAGAAGGGAAAGAacgagaagggaaagaaagaggctgctgcacaggctggaggGGATgggaaagaagggaaagagagatgcccaccCACAATTGactgtctggctatgccactggttcaTTTATCTAGAAGGAAAAGGAACCTTTATATCTAagtttagggttgccagatttcctctttgaaaaaaagaggatgcctggccccaccccattcctgccccattccacctctaGCTCCACCCCATTCgtcccccagtcctgcccccacgCAAACCTCCCCGAGCTTGAAGGCCGCATTTGGAAGCTTTTGTGCATGGGCAGATGTCAACAGAATGATGTCACACGCTTGCGcgcatatgacatcatcacgaTGACAGCCAGACATGCACAAAGTCTTCCAGATGCAGCCTCTGAGCTCAGGActtctaaaacctggacaaactgccaggttttggaaatccctccgggtgcccggatagtcctctaaaaagaggacatgtctaggtttccccagacgtctggtaaccctatctaagtTAGCTTAGCGAAAGAGCTAAAAGAGCTGAGCTCAAACACCAGTAAACTTTCTACTGTTAGTTCAAGGCTTCTTGAACCTGTGCTGAGGATGCCACAGCCTTTCAGGATTTCAGGCTATCCACTATTAGATAAATCTGCATGCCTCTAGTAACTTCCATAAGCTACTGAGGCTTTTATATACTCATCAGACCTGTCAGGCTGTGGTGAGACACATTTGGGAAGCCTTGTGTTATGTGTAGTGAGGATTCTTTCCATTGAATGGCATGCAATGTACTTGCATTTACATATTCCTCATTCTGAGTCAGTATCAGATTGTGTGCAGGTGGCTTCAGATGGTATCAGATTGCACAATTCAGAGATGCTTGACCCAGCAGAAAACCAATACCCACCGAAAACAAAATCACTTGCGGCAGCGGAGTCTCCTCCTGATGATACAGAGCAGGGAAACCAAGCCTTTGCAAAACATGCATTTAGCAGACCTAAAGTTGTAGTTTTCCTCTGCATAAAACACAAACCCTGTGATATTTGGCTTTTCTCTTCATGGTAACAATAATAGCTTAAAAAAGCACTACAAGACCACCTAAGTCTCCTGGTGTCAATAGTCCTGGTTCAAAAGATTTTGCCCTTTGAACTATTAATTTTGTGGGTGAATTTTGGTGTCACGTGTACAGTTCTAGCTGTGCATCTTACCTCTCTGCTACCTGATCCGGCCCTAGTCTCACATTTCCTTGCTGTGGTCAGATGAGCTGGGGCAGGCATATCGAAATGACTTGGAAAAGAAACATCATCCTTAAAGATCCATAATCGCTACAACAACCACCTCTTGAATTTTAAATACAGCCACTTGGTTTGTGCTGTTAAATAAGTGGATACAAATTAGTGAACTAAGAAAGTCCAGAAATCCCGAATGTAATTCTGTTTTACCATGCAGGTAAGTGCTTGTTCCATTGTTTCTTATTTTAAGCTATGCCACAGACCAGGAATACCAGTTTGGGCTATGGGGTGAACAGTACGTGCTTAGTACAGGTAAGTACTATGGATGCCATTTTCACAGCGAAGCACCcttctccagagaaaagctaTCCCATTTTCCAATATGTCTGTGCGTCTCAATAATCCCCTTGAAAGAAAGGGATATTGAAAAAACATGAGTTGAAATAATTAAGATCAGAAAAACAGAATTGCAATTCTCAAGGTATCATACTATTTTAGTTGGATGAGCTTTCCTTTATTTAAATTGTGCTAATGGGAACCTTTTTGTGTGGTTAAAATATTGCTGTTGTATTTCCCAAacttacagttaaaaaaaaaaaagtctatgctGCTTCCAGACTTTTGATGTAAACCTTTTCTCCACCGATGAAATAACATAATACCTGAACCCTGCAGATTTTTAATGTACTGCACCCTTACCCACACACTGCTGCAAAGTGCTCAGGTCACAATTATATGCCGTTAATGAGTTGGTAAACTGTGGATGCATGACAAGTGGACAAAATGGACAAAGGAAATACGCTGAGGACCCAGACGGAATAAATGAGCTCAAGCAGGGAATATTTTCTCAAAGCAAGGATTCTTTCTGGTTCGCTTCACTTTTAGGTAAAAgtggtggtaaaaaaaaaaagcagcaaaaaaccCCGAAATCAGCCTGCAAACATGATTCTGAAATCGAACCAATTTTATCCAGTGATTTCATTTTCCtgaaaacacacacacagaaggGAAATATAAGCATGAAAAAGACCCCACCCTCCAAAAGCACTAGAGTCATTTATACCACTAACACTGGGGAGCTCTTATCAGAATCATATATTTTGTATTTTGGGGCAAAATTTCCCCAATGCTATTCATGGTAATTTTGTGTGACAAAAAAATTTCCAAGCAAACCGGCTTATAGGGAAGCATTAGCCTGGAAACATATAATAACTAGGTTTGCGCACCATTTCAGCAGATTTTTAATAGGTTTCTGGCATCTGATGCAAAGAAAAATGGTTCCCCAACATGTCTTTGTATACATTAATCCACATATATACCATCTTCACTCACTAGCCAAAGCCGGATCTGAGGAACTGTTTCACTTTAACCAAGGTAACTGTGTGCATTCAATCCTATTTGGTCCATACTTTTAACCTACAGCTACCAGAGATGTTTCTGAGTGGAGTTTGGACTTTTGCACACATTTAGTTGATTTTCAAAAACAAAGTGTGGACATTTCCTCAAGAGTTTTGTGTACTAAATAGCAAGGATTAGGCAATGTTTTATGGAAAATGGTACTCAAAATTTGGCACCCCCCAAAAGTGACACTGAACCGTATTCTAGAATGGATATTCCAGGATCGgcaactttatagaatagcgtgtaGTGCCGAGATCCATGCACAACTGCGGATGTGAGGAGTTACACGGTCTGAAATCAAGTGTAAATCCAGCATGCAAGTTGGACGCAGatctgcactattctataacactgcatgtaTTGTAAGGAAATGCATatgccccaccccattccccctcccatggccccgccccctttacagatccacatggaaacaggtgctattctataatgggccTGTGTGTTTTTGTGTAGATCTAAagaacatggactgaagctgtgggtGAATGATTTTGTTTTTGATGTGGAGTTTTATTCAGACCTTTGATGATTTATGCTCTAGTAGTGGAATATTGTGTAAATTCAAGAGCCAtgtattgaggtctgtttttctccaaatttcactttattatttctttttgttttcagttcttTGTGTGCATGTATGAGAGCCCAACAACTCTTACAACACAGATAGTAATTTTGACCAAGAGTTTTGGGTCCAGTTGTTTGGTGTTATCAAGCCTATACTACCCATTCTGATTTAAAAATCTGGTGGTTGGGAGGGTCATAAAACACCATCTATAGCTCAGCAGAATCACAATGATCACAGCAGAATCACTTGTGATCACAATGAAATTTTAGAGGGAACTCATACTCATTTCTCCAGGAGACTCATTACATGACTGAAGAACAAATTCAAAGATAAAAAACAATCTTTTGAGATATCTCACTTTAAAGAAGACTTTTTCCCTGTGCTGTTAATATCAATATTTTGAGTTCAGCAGCAGAGCTATGGTAATAGTTAGCAAGTGCTCTGCCCTGTCCAACCATAGGAGCAGGAAAGTATGTCAATATCACAGCTTGCTGTACTCTGGCAAAGACTGGATTTTCAATGTCTTTGAATCACtggtaccttttctttttttcttcctttagaAATGTATTGAGGGTTTACAGTATTTTCATCAGTATATGAGGGACCATTTAATGTTATCTGAATATTAAGCAAAATCAGCAGACCCCCTACAAAATTGCTGATATTCCCCATCATAGTTCAGAAAGTCCTATGAGAAAGTACAATGTGTTGGATGTCTTTGGTCCATAGCTGATTTATAGTCTCATAAAATACTAACCTGCAAGGAGTTGGGTGCTGTTCAATGTTCACATCTCTTCTTCTGTCTGTTGCAGGTTGCACTCTGCAGGCTGCGCACTCACCAATGGTGTTTTATTCTCTTCAACATTATGCTTTTCCATGCCTTGCTGTTTGGAGCAGACTTTGTTGAGGAATACCTCTTGCAGTCATTACCAGTCGCCTACACAGATGTAAAAGTTCTTGAAATCAGGGAGCAAGCCAGGAAACTAGACATGGAGGCTGTAAAAGACAACATTTCTAAGTCTTACCTCATCAGTGGAGTGAATGCATGCTCTGGTCAAGATGTCTTCCTTTTGTCAGTTGTCTTCAGCAATCCGGAAAACAAGACAAGGAGGGATCTTATCAGACAAACGTGGGCCAATATAACACATATAAAAGAGTACACAGTCCTAACCATGTTTGCTTTAGGAAAGCCCAACTCAGAAACAACCCAGTTAGAAGTACTCAAGGAATCTGAAAGCCATGGAGACATCATAGAAGGAAGCTTCCTAGATTCTTCACAGAATCAAACCCTGAAGACAATAATGATGATGCAGTGGATTGTGACATTCTGCCCCAGTGCAAGATTTGTCCTTAAAGCCAATGAAGACATGTTTGTCAATATCCTCAGCCTAGTGGATCATTTGTTAAGCTTGAGAACACACCCTGAGGATATTTACATGGGTAGAGTTATCCATCAGGCACTACCTATCAGAGATCCTCAAAGCTACAGCTTTTTTATTCCGAAGCAATATGAAAAGAAATTCTACCCGGACTACTGCAGTGGGACGGCCTATGTCATATCACAGGATGTAGCTCGGAAGGTGTATGTGGTTTCCAACCAAGTATCCATGTCACTGTCTTCCGATGTGTTTGTTGGCATCTGTGCCCACAATGCTGGCATTGCACCCATTCACAGCTCTAGGTTTTCTGGGCACAGGCACATAATATACAACCGCTGTTGTTACAAGTTTATTTTTACATCTGCAGGAATGGAGGATGAGGACCTGACCTTAGAATGGCGAGAAATCAGTGATGGAGAAAAGTGCTCAGTACTTCAGACTTATTATGGTCTGGTGTCCTGCAAGGTCTGGACATATCTGGACAaactgaaatatttaaaaaatgaggCTCTGTCTTTTTCTGATTAGTGCTTAATGCTGTTTGGGGCAAAGATATTCTGCTGTACTGAACAttaatcattggggggggggtccccttgTCATGTGTCCACATGATGTCAGgcaatataatttaatttagggACACTTGATTTCTTTCAGAAATACTAAATTCTCTTGACACAATCTTTGTAATACAGAATGTATAACATCCTGAAAACCTTGATTTAATATCAGCCCAATGGCTGCCATGTAATGCAGTGAGTAGTTTCAGCCCAGCCCTTGGTTCCAAATCATGACAGGCAACATTTTGGCATTTTTGACATATGCATGGCAAATGGACAGTTGGCACTGtgtttcaaagaaaaaaaacccaatataaATCTTGTTTCTACATAATTCTGTCAAAACTTGatcaattttaataaaattttggatATATCATCCTGAATCAATTCGCAATAAGCCTACAGTCACACTTGCCACCTCACCTAAATGATGTCACTTCGCTACCTGGTGCTTCAACTGTTGTGATATTTTCTTCCGAGCAAACCGATCATGCCCAGCCATTTCCTGACTGTTGATGAGTTGAGCCTGTTTCTCACAATTTCTTCACAACATATTTTACACTTATTATGACGCTCCCTGGGGATATCATCAGTTAAACCCTTTCCACACTGCAGTCTCAGAACATTGCCAGCTGGACTCTCAATTCTTTAAGCAAATCTTCTTTAATACAGcctcaaaacaaaagaaaataagctCACAGTTTGTTGCTGGTATAGAGTTGTGGCTCTTACCAAGTCCACCCTCTACCAGTGTAATTCCCTGCCTCAGGGACTGGAAGGTGTCCTTCAGCTGCTTGCTGAGGATAATACTGTGATTTTAGAGATTAACAGTACTATGAATTTTTAATGTGACTATGCTCTCTACAAGCCATACTGTTGCTAAAACATAGAGAGCTAGCCAATGCTCAAAGAGAGAACTAGCTGCCAGCCTAGTGTTAGAGCGTCAGCAACCACTAGAAAGCAACCCACAATACACAGGGGGAGCTGGAGGAGCTCATTCTTAAAAGACAGTTGCAATAATCTGCCACGGGCAGTGCGTATATATTGAAAGCAATGTTAAACACACACTTCAACACAAATAACCTGCTCCCATGAATATGGGGACAGAacaatgcttatcctcttccacctctttAATGGAAACTGTCGCAGCAGTCTATGAGCACCATAACCTCTTTCCGgatacaaatttttaataagGATTAGATCTTCCTGACTGAAAACCATAGTAACAGTTTATGTTCAAAGCAAAATAGCATTTATACAAATCCTGATGATAATCGATAGGTGGTGGCGATGTGATTTAGGTGAGGAGGTCAGCGTGAGTGTAGGCTTAGCTTAGTTTATTGCAAATTTATTCAGTACAGCACTGCGAAGGAGCTTACCGGATTCATTTTTCTGTCCACCAAATTGTACTTTTTTATCCAGTTGTATACCAAATGGTGCCCTAAAATGTGGTTTTAATacctttaggacccctgaggaagaaggtttttcgaaacacggactgtgttggatcCTGGTTTATAACCCTATGTGGATCATattttttggatacaaactggaCAGAAAGCCAATGAAGAGTCTACAAAAGAGgggatacatgatcaaatttcctctTCCTATAAATGAATTTGGTGGCCTTAT
It contains:
- the LOC117368528 gene encoding putative UDP-GlcNAc:betaGal beta-1,3-N-acetylglucosaminyltransferase LOC100288842; its protein translation is MHLDYNSYVLCLAEVALCRLRTHQWCFILFNIMLFHALLFGADFVEEYLLQSLPVAYTDVKVLEIREQARKLDMEAVKDNISKSYLISGVNACSGQDVFLLSVVFSNPENKTRRDLIRQTWANITHIKEYTVLTMFALGKPNSETTQLEVLKESESHGDIIEGSFLDSSQNQTLKTIMMMQWIVTFCPSARFVLKANEDMFVNILSLVDHLLSLRTHPEDIYMGRVIHQALPIRDPQSYSFFIPKQYEKKFYPDYCSGTAYVISQDVARKVYVVSNQVSMSLSSDVFVGICAHNAGIAPIHSSRFSGHRHIIYNRCCYKFIFTSAGMEDEDLTLEWREISDGEKCSVLQTYYGLVSCKVWTYLDKLKYLKNEALSFSD